The Deltaproteobacteria bacterium region TTATGGTTCTTATAAAACCACTTGACACTTCTCATGCTATAAGATATAGGCGAAAACATATTTCTGTGGCTGAATCGAGTTAAATAGCTCTTTAACTTGGCCCTGTTCAAATGTGGTTTCTTCTTAATGAGGAGATTTGCTCGCGATGTATATTGATAAAGACCTTTGCCAAAGTTGCCTTGACTGCCTGCCTGTCTGTCCCATGGGCGCGATCATGCTGAAGGATAAAGAGGTTATTATTGACTATGAGATGTGCGTCGAATGCGGGGTATGCCGCCGCTTCCGCATCTGCCCTGAAGACGCAATAAAACAGGTGGAAGAAATTCCTTATCCGAGAATTATCAGGGCGGTCTTTTCAGATCCGCTGGTGACGCACGAAAGCACAGGGATTGGCGGTCGCGGCACCGAAGAGATGAAGACAAATGATGTTACAAATAATTTTACTTTGGGAAAAATCGGTTTTTCCGTGGAATTAGGACGTCCTGGTGTGGGGGCTTATCTGAGTGATCTTGATAAAGTAGCCAGGAAGGTTACCTCCATGGGGGTTATATTTGCCGAAGAGAACCCGGTCATTCCCTTGATTGCAGACCGTAAGACCGGGGCATTGAGACCGGAAATCCTTAAAGAAAAGGTGCTGAGCGCCATTGTCGAGTTTCTTGTGCCAGAAGAAGATGCACTTGACTTCATTGACGAATTGAAAAAATTCATGAATGAGGAACTGGAAACAGTAGCCACGATGAGCGTTATATCTCGGGCTGACCAAAATGGAGATTCTGAGTTTCTGAAAAAGTTGAAAGATCATGGGGAAACTCCTTATCCCAATGGTAAGGTCAATATCGGGATGGCGATTGTCTGATCAGGAGGAGTCATGACGCATACGTTAAATAGAAGAGGTCTTTCAGAAGACAGGACTCATGATGAAATTGTTATTCTCTGCATGGCTCAACAAAAACAAAAAACTCAAAAACAGGAAGCCCTGAAAGAGATAACTCGAACGATCCTTAAATATAAACCGGATAATATCATGAGCGCTCCCCTTGGGGCTAATGAGGAAGCGATCATCGCTATGTCGGTCGGTGCTGGTATTATCACCGCGGTTTTTAATAATAATGAAGATGTTCGGAACGTGGTCGCAGAGATTAAATCAAAAAAACTGGGTGTATCCATGGTGCTTTCCGGCCTCTTTGAGGATGTGCGGGGTATTTGTGCGGC contains the following coding sequences:
- a CDS encoding 4Fe-4S binding protein, producing MYIDKDLCQSCLDCLPVCPMGAIMLKDKEVIIDYEMCVECGVCRRFRICPEDAIKQVEEIPYPRIIRAVFSDPLVTHESTGIGGRGTEEMKTNDVTNNFTLGKIGFSVELGRPGVGAYLSDLDKVARKVTSMGVIFAEENPVIPLIADRKTGALRPEILKEKVLSAIVEFLVPEEDALDFIDELKKFMNEELETVATMSVISRADQNGDSEFLKKLKDHGETPYPNGKVNIGMAIV